In the Maniola hyperantus chromosome 13, iAphHyp1.2, whole genome shotgun sequence genome, CGGTATCGATATATTCTTGACGTGTTGTACGCCTGGCCGCCGAAATGAGTTACACATTCACCCAACTAAGCGGTATCGATATATTCTTGAAGTGTTGTACGCCTGGCCGCCGAAATGAGTTACACATTCACCCAACTAAGCGGTATCGATATATTCTTGACGTGTTGTACGCCTGGCCGCCGAAATGAGGTACACATTCACCCAACTAAGCGGTATCGATATATTCTTGACGTGTTGTACGCCTGGCCGCCGAAATGAGTTACACATTCACCCAACTAAGCGGTATCGATATATTCTTGACGTGTTGTACGCCTGGCCGCCGAAATGAGTTACACATTCACCCAACTAAGCGGTATCGATATATTCTTGACGTGTTGTACGCCTGGCCGCCGAAATGAGTTACACATTCACCCAACTAAGCGGTATCGATATATTCTTGACGTGTTGTACGCCTGGCCGCCGAAATGAGTTACACATTCACCCAACTAAGCGGTATCGATATATTCTTGAAGTGTTGTACGCCTGGCCGCCGAAATGAGTTACACATTCACCCAACTAAGCGGTATCGATATATTCTTGAAGTGTTGTACGCCTGGCCGCCGAAATGAGTTACACATTCACCCAACTAAGCGGTATCGATATATTCTTGACGTGTTGTACGCCTGGCCGCCGAAATGAGTTACACATTCACCCAACTAAGCGGTATCGATATATTCTTGACGTGTTGTACGCCTGGCCGCCGAAATGAGTTACACATTCACCCAACTAAGCGGTATCGATATATTCTTGAAGTGTTGTACGCCTGGCCGCCGAAATGAGTTACACATTCACCCAACTAAGCGGTATCGATATATTCTTGACGTGTTGTACGCCTGGCCGCCGAAATGAGTTACACATTCACCCAACTAAGCGGTATCGATATATTCTTGAAGTGTTGTACGCCTGGCCGCCGAAATGAGTTACACATTCACCCAACTAAGCGGTATCGATATATTCTTGACGTGTTGTACGCCTGGCCGCCGAAATGAGTTACACATTCACCCAACTAAGCGGTATCGATATATTCTTGACGTGTTGTACGCCTGGCCGCCGAAATGAGTTACACATTCACCCAACTAAGCGGTATCGATATATTCTTGAAGTGTTGTACGCCTGGCCGCCGAAATGAGTTACACATTCACCCAACTAAGCGGTATCGATATATTCTTGACGTGTTGTACGCCTGGCCGCCGAAATGAGTTACACATTCACCCAACTAAGCGGTATCGATATATTCTTGAAGTGTTGTACGCCTGGCCGCCGAAATGAGTTACACATTCACCCAACTAAGCGGTATCGATATATTCTTGAAGTGTTGTACGCCTGGCCGCCGAAATGAGTTACACATTCACCCAACTAAGCGGTATCGATATATTCTTGAAGTGTTGTACGCCTGGCCGCCGAAATGAGTTACACATTCACCCAACTAAGCGGTATCGATATATTCTTGAAGTGTTGTACGCCTGGCCGCCGAAATGAGTTACACATTCACCCAACTAAGCGGTATCGATATATTCTTGACGTGTTGTACGCCTGGCCGCCGAAATGAGGTACACATTCACCCAACTAAGCGGTATCGATATATTCgatacacattttttaaacgaaatttttaaaaaaaacccaaatcACAAGGAAGGAGTTCCGGGTTTCATCGAGGGAATGAAACTAATtcctattaaatattaattatatttacaataGACGTTCTTATTTACGAATATCATAGCATATAATGTTCCGACAAAACTGATGCCCACAGATCCACAAAAGTTACAATTTTGGGGGTCGGTGGAGTCATTTTACGTCATATAAAATACGCGTGGCGCGGCGGGGCTCAGTTCGCGCTgcgtgcggtgcggcgcggtgcgTGCGCAGTTGTGCTGAGCGCCCCCTCGTCTCTCACGAGCGTGTCACGTCTGCTTGGGGCGGGCGCCGGGCGCCGGGCGCCGGGCGCCGGGCTGGTCGCGCAGGCGGCGCTCCTTGTTCAGCGCGCGGTAGGCCGCCACGGCGTCGAGGCGCGCGCGCTCGCGCAGctccgcgccgccgccgcccagcATGGCCGCCAGCAGCAGGCCGCTCCGCGCCGCCGCCTGTCGTCATACAACGATAAGCGAGGGTTTATCGTGACAATGTACACGTTAGCTGCTCACTCACCGCAGGCTTGGGGCGCGCGTGCGGCGGCGCGCGCAGCGCGGGCGGCGCGTGCACCACGTCGCCGAACGCGACGCGCTCGTACTGCGCCTCCGCGCGCCGCGCCCACTCCGTCTCCTGGGAAAGTGTTTGCATTCATCGTTATGGACATTCGAATTCAGACCTTTCTCTTTTTTACACTGAAACAATAATGATCCGATTATCACTTCACTCATACAATTGCAATAACACTATGGACCTCTTGGTGTGTGCTCGCCGTCGGCGCCGCGGCGCTTGCGGCGGCGACGCTCGCGCTGCGCCGCCATGCGCGACCCCTTCTCGTCCTCGGACTCCACGTCGTCCTGCAACAGTGTGTGCTCACCTCCAGCGCCTTGGTCTTCTTCTCCCGCTTGTGGAGCGCGAGGCGCTGCGCGCGACTCGCGCCGGGCTCGCCGTCGGCGCCGCGGCGCTTGCGGCGGCGACGCTCGCGCTGCGCCGCCATGCGCGACCCCTTCTCGTCCTCGGACTCCACGTCGTCCTGCAACAGTGTGTGCTCACCTCCAGCGCCTTGGTCTTCTTCTCCCGCTTGTGGAGCGCGAGGCGCTGCGCGCGACTCGCGCCGGGCTCGCCGTCGGCGCCGCGGCGCTTGCGGCGGCGACGCTCGCGCTGCGCCGCCATGCGCGACCCCTTCTCGTCCTCGGACTCCACGTCGTCCTGCAACAGTGTGTGCTCACCTCCAGCGCCTTGGTCTTCTTCTCCCGCTTGTGGAGCGCGAGGCGCTGCGCGCGACTCGCGCCGGGCTCGCCGTCGGCGCCGCGGCGCTTGCGGCGGCGACGCTCGCGCTGCGCCGCCATGCGCGACCCCTTCTCGTCCTCGGACTCCACGTCGTCCTGCAACAGTGTGTGCTCACCTCCAGCGCCTTGGTCTTCTTCTCCCGCTTGTGGAGCGCGAGGCGCTGCGCGCGACTCGCGCCGGGCTCGCCGTCGGCGCCGCGGCGCTTGCGGCGGCGACGCTCGCGCTGCGCCGCCATGCGCGACCCCTTCTCGTCCTCGGACTCCACGTCGTCctgtgtgacgttgtaaattttgaactactaattggcgtctcgcttttaattaaaatctattttgttcaaagtatgttggtgccacctagcatcaaggtgcagaactacgcgtgggtcgattgttcagagttcattcgagccacaatagatggcgtttgcttcgttgtcaattgtcgtaaaataaaacaaaataattaaataaaaccataatatcatttgtttattgttaagtcattaacaaaa is a window encoding:
- the LOC138403207 gene encoding uncharacterized protein, translating into DDVESEDEKGSRMAAQRERRRRKRRGADGEPGASRAQRLALHKREKKTKALEVSTHCCRTTWSPRTRRGRAWRRSASVAAASAAAPTASPARVARSASRSTTHTVAGRRGVRGREGVAHGGAARASPPQAPRRRRRARRESRAAPRAPQAGEEDQGAGGEHTLLQDDVESEDEKGSRMAAQRERRRRKRRGADGEPGASRAQRLALHKREKKTKALEETEWARRAEAQYERVAFGDVVHAPPALRAPPHARPKPAAAARSGLLLAAMLGGGGAELRERARLDAVAAYRALNKERRLRDQPGARRPAPGARPKQT